From the genome of Phreatobacter cathodiphilus, one region includes:
- a CDS encoding sugar phosphate isomerase/epimerase family protein, with translation MSLPVLGVALPLEGLRQHRSWILDSQRDLEVQDFFWAEVLNGDWKPLAEAISKELDGHTGRLGIHGPFWGFTIASLDPDVRRLVARRMDQGLDVCAALGATQMVIHSPYTTWDYNNLDYNPGARAKVVERTHDTLKAAVRRAEDMGVTLVIENIEDCDPADRVALARSFDSPAVRVSIDTGHANYAHTSTGAPPVDYYVTAAGDMLHHVHLQDSDGYADRHWNPGEGTIAWPQLFRALGTLSSNPRLILEVRNKDLVRAGADHLIGLGLAR, from the coding sequence ATGTCTCTTCCCGTTCTCGGCGTCGCCCTTCCGCTCGAAGGCCTGCGCCAGCACCGCTCCTGGATTCTCGACAGCCAGCGCGACCTCGAGGTCCAGGACTTCTTCTGGGCCGAGGTCCTGAACGGCGACTGGAAGCCGCTGGCCGAGGCCATTTCCAAGGAACTCGACGGCCACACCGGCCGGCTCGGCATCCACGGCCCGTTCTGGGGCTTCACCATCGCCAGCCTCGATCCCGACGTGCGCCGGCTCGTCGCCCGCCGCATGGACCAGGGGCTCGACGTCTGTGCCGCCCTCGGCGCCACGCAGATGGTCATCCACTCGCCCTATACGACCTGGGACTACAACAATCTCGACTACAATCCCGGCGCCCGCGCCAAGGTGGTCGAGCGAACCCACGACACGCTCAAGGCGGCCGTCCGTCGCGCCGAGGACATGGGCGTGACGCTGGTCATCGAGAACATCGAGGACTGCGACCCGGCCGACCGCGTCGCCCTCGCCCGCTCCTTCGACAGCCCGGCCGTGCGGGTCTCCATCGATACCGGCCACGCCAACTACGCTCATACCAGCACCGGCGCGCCGCCCGTCGACTATTACGTCACCGCCGCCGGCGACATGCTCCACCACGTGCATCTGCAGGATTCCGACGGCTATGCCGACCGTCACTGGAACCCCGGTGAGGGCACGATCGCCTGGCCGCAGCTCTTCCGCGCCCTCGGCACCCTGTCCAGCAATCCGCGGCTCATTCTCGAGGTGCGCAACAAGGATCTGGTCCGCGCCGGTGCCGACCACCTGATCGGCCTCGGCCTCGCCCGATGA
- a CDS encoding ABC transporter substrate-binding protein, producing the protein MIPSTRRSVLLLGGAAVAAPLVPRFALAQADNRPAITIAVQKIVNSNVLDVLREQSNVGERIFFTSLWEALIGRDWLGDLSSRPGLATEWRRVDDQTVELKLRQGVKFHNGDEMTAEDVLFTFSRERMFGNTEAKNRSTLKAFENIPAPRPGKELPGEVPAAARRIWPDLLRVDAVDRYTVRFVNATPDVTLEGRLSRYGSDIMSRRGWEEAASYLDWARKPITTGPYKVAEFRPDTSLLLVAHDEYWGGRPPLKSIRFVEVPEVASRVAGLLSGQYQFACDIPPDQIGEVEKNAAFEVQGGTIQNHRLTVFDKNNAQLANPLVRRAFTHAIDRQAIVDSLWAGRTKVPAGLQWEFYGDMFHADWKVPDYDPKIARDLLRQAGYKGDPITYRVLNNYYTNQNPTSQILTEMWRSVGLNVQMQTVENWSQIMERGPARAVRDWSNSAPFNDPVSSLVNQHGPNGQQQQIGEWTNAEMNQLCEVLETSTDRALRRKSFRRMLEICEREDPAYTVLHQNATFTAKPKAIRWKTAPAFAMDFRPGNYGA; encoded by the coding sequence CTGATCCCCTCCACCCGACGTTCCGTTCTGCTGCTCGGCGGCGCCGCCGTCGCCGCGCCGCTGGTGCCGCGCTTCGCTCTCGCCCAGGCCGACAACCGGCCCGCCATCACCATCGCGGTGCAGAAGATCGTCAATTCCAATGTCCTCGACGTGCTGCGCGAGCAGTCCAATGTCGGCGAGCGGATCTTCTTCACATCGCTCTGGGAGGCGCTGATCGGCCGCGACTGGCTCGGCGACCTGTCCTCGCGCCCCGGCCTGGCGACCGAATGGCGCCGCGTCGACGACCAGACCGTCGAGCTGAAGCTGCGCCAGGGCGTCAAGTTCCACAACGGCGACGAGATGACCGCCGAAGACGTGCTCTTCACCTTCTCGCGCGAGCGCATGTTCGGCAACACCGAGGCCAAGAACCGCTCCACGCTGAAAGCCTTCGAGAACATCCCGGCGCCGCGTCCAGGCAAGGAACTCCCCGGCGAGGTCCCGGCCGCCGCCCGCCGCATCTGGCCGGACCTGCTGCGCGTCGACGCCGTCGACCGCTACACCGTCCGCTTCGTCAATGCGACGCCTGACGTGACGCTGGAAGGGCGCCTGTCCCGCTACGGCTCCGACATCATGAGCCGGCGCGGCTGGGAAGAGGCCGCGAGCTATCTCGACTGGGCGCGCAAGCCCATCACCACCGGTCCCTACAAAGTGGCCGAGTTCCGCCCCGACACCTCGCTCCTCCTCGTCGCCCATGACGAGTACTGGGGCGGCCGCCCTCCGCTGAAGTCCATCCGCTTCGTCGAGGTGCCGGAAGTGGCGAGCCGCGTCGCCGGCCTGCTCTCCGGCCAGTATCAGTTCGCCTGCGACATCCCGCCGGACCAGATCGGCGAGGTCGAGAAGAACGCCGCCTTCGAGGTGCAGGGCGGCACGATCCAGAACCACCGCCTCACCGTCTTCGACAAGAACAACGCCCAGCTCGCCAACCCGCTGGTGCGCCGCGCCTTCACCCATGCCATCGACCGCCAGGCCATCGTCGACTCGCTCTGGGCCGGCCGCACCAAGGTTCCCGCCGGCCTGCAGTGGGAGTTCTACGGCGACATGTTCCACGCCGACTGGAAGGTGCCGGACTACGACCCGAAGATCGCCCGCGATCTGCTCCGCCAGGCCGGCTACAAGGGCGATCCCATCACCTACCGTGTCCTCAACAACTACTACACGAACCAGAACCCGACATCGCAGATCCTCACGGAGATGTGGCGCTCCGTCGGGCTCAACGTGCAGATGCAGACGGTGGAGAACTGGAGCCAGATCATGGAGCGCGGCCCGGCCCGCGCCGTCCGCGACTGGTCCAACTCGGCGCCCTTCAACGACCCGGTCTCCTCGCTGGTCAACCAGCACGGTCCGAACGGCCAGCAGCAGCAGATCGGCGAGTGGACCAATGCCGAGATGAACCAGCTCTGCGAGGTGCTGGAGACCTCCACCGACCGCGCGCTGCGCCGCAAGTCCTTCCGCCGCATGCTGGAAATCTGCGAGCGCGAGGACCCGGCCTACACGGTGCTCCACCAGAACGCGACCTTCACGGCCAAGCCCAAGGCGATCCGTTGGAAGACCGCGCCCGCCTTCGCCATGGACTTCCGCCCCGGCAATTACGGCGCCTGA
- a CDS encoding ABC transporter substrate-binding protein: MTKTPALSRRTILKASGLAVVASSLGRAEAIAQAGGRRVTVAMPVSPRVLEPVREVSNVLFRTAYNIFDTLITVDYRDGARLKPGLATAWRRTEPRVLELDLRDGVRFHNGDVLTAEDVAFTFGPERVADAKAPGHALSRPFLGTIERVEAIGQRQVRVVTRAPDPLIEQRLAGWAGQIVSKRAFLAAPAFEAWEKAPVGTGPFAVAEFKVDQHLLLKAHDAYWGGAPTVREVLFRVVPELASRLNALSTGEADIITELSPDHFRSVEAMSGCEIAGGPIQNIRVLAYDKHHPVLADVRIRQALGLAIDRKAIVDALYGGRTTVPPGHQNPTYGDLYMPDYPAPGFDPDKARALVKAAGYAGQPIPYRILPNYYTLQLQTAQILVEMWRNVGLSIDLQVRENVGAVVNPPEGRGIRDWSNTIFWNDPAGVLVRLFGPNGPTQRVYKEWSNAEFNEKAAVLASSLNTAERKAAFRRMLEIFDTEDPAGTVLHDLTMFYGKRKDVPWHPYPIEYMDFRAANMG; this comes from the coding sequence ATGACCAAGACGCCTGCTCTGTCCCGCCGCACGATCCTGAAGGCGTCCGGCCTCGCCGTTGTGGCGTCATCGCTCGGCCGCGCAGAGGCGATCGCCCAGGCCGGCGGGCGCCGCGTCACGGTGGCCATGCCGGTCAGCCCGCGCGTCCTCGAACCCGTACGAGAGGTCTCGAACGTCCTCTTCCGCACCGCCTACAACATCTTCGACACGCTGATCACCGTCGACTACCGCGACGGCGCCAGGCTGAAGCCGGGCCTCGCCACGGCCTGGCGGCGGACCGAACCGCGCGTGCTCGAACTCGACCTGCGCGACGGCGTGCGCTTCCACAACGGCGACGTTCTCACCGCAGAGGATGTGGCTTTCACCTTCGGGCCGGAACGCGTTGCTGACGCAAAGGCACCGGGACATGCCCTGAGCCGCCCCTTCCTCGGCACGATCGAGCGCGTCGAGGCGATCGGGCAGCGCCAGGTGCGTGTCGTCACCCGCGCCCCCGATCCGCTGATCGAACAGCGTCTCGCCGGCTGGGCCGGGCAGATCGTCTCCAAGCGCGCCTTCCTCGCCGCTCCCGCCTTCGAGGCCTGGGAGAAGGCGCCGGTGGGCACCGGCCCCTTCGCCGTCGCCGAGTTCAAGGTCGACCAGCACCTGCTCCTCAAGGCGCACGACGCCTACTGGGGCGGCGCGCCGACGGTGCGGGAGGTGCTCTTCCGCGTGGTGCCGGAACTGGCGAGCCGGCTCAACGCCCTCTCCACCGGCGAGGCGGACATCATCACCGAACTGTCACCCGACCATTTCCGCAGCGTCGAGGCCATGTCCGGCTGCGAGATCGCCGGCGGGCCGATCCAGAACATCCGCGTCCTCGCCTACGACAAGCACCACCCGGTTCTCGCCGACGTCCGGATCCGGCAGGCCCTCGGCCTTGCCATAGACCGCAAGGCCATCGTCGACGCCCTCTACGGCGGCCGCACCACGGTCCCGCCCGGCCACCAGAACCCGACCTATGGCGATCTCTACATGCCGGACTATCCTGCCCCCGGCTTCGATCCCGACAAGGCCCGCGCCCTCGTCAAGGCGGCGGGCTATGCCGGCCAGCCCATCCCCTACCGCATCCTGCCCAACTACTACACGCTGCAACTGCAGACGGCGCAGATCCTCGTCGAGATGTGGCGGAACGTCGGACTCAGCATCGACCTCCAAGTGCGCGAGAATGTCGGCGCCGTGGTCAACCCGCCGGAGGGGCGCGGCATCCGCGACTGGTCCAACACCATCTTCTGGAACGACCCCGCCGGCGTGCTGGTGCGCCTCTTCGGCCCCAACGGACCGACCCAGCGCGTCTACAAGGAATGGTCCAACGCCGAGTTCAACGAAAAGGCGGCGGTGCTCGCCTCCAGCCTTAATACCGCCGAGCGCAAGGCCGCCTTCCGCCGCATGCTGGAGATCTTCGACACCGAGGACCCCGCAGGCACCGTTCTGCACGATCTCACCATGTTCTACGGCAAGCGGAAGGACGTGCCCTGGCACCCCTATCCGATCGAGTACATGGACTTCCGCGCAGCGAACATGGGCTGA
- a CDS encoding ABC transporter ATP-binding protein yields MASSAPIPAGPLVQLADLRVSFAGVPALRGIDLTVGRGEAVGLVGESGSGKSVTWLAALGLLPAKASVGGSARLEGRELVGAPASVLDTVRGGRIAMIFQDPASALNPVLKVGRQIAEALALHTDLSGAALRAEAKRLLDLVGIPDAGRRLDAYPHEFSGGQNQRVMIAMALAGRPDLLVADEPTTALDVTIQAQILDLLRSVRREFSMALVLISHDLGVIAETCDRVAVMYAGRIVEEAAADRLFEAARHPYSRGLIGSLPPLSGPRRRLTSIPGIVPDPRHLPTGCAFAPRCALALRSCAEADPALGAVAPGHRVACLRADAAAATLPPAPALPVGLPAGIEVQPA; encoded by the coding sequence ATGGCATCCTCTGCCCCCATTCCCGCCGGCCCGCTGGTCCAGCTCGCCGACCTCCGGGTGAGTTTCGCCGGCGTTCCCGCCCTGCGCGGCATCGACCTGACGGTCGGCCGCGGCGAGGCCGTCGGCCTCGTCGGCGAATCCGGCTCCGGCAAGTCCGTCACCTGGCTCGCCGCGCTCGGCCTGCTGCCGGCCAAGGCGAGCGTCGGCGGCAGCGCCCGGCTGGAGGGACGGGAACTCGTCGGCGCGCCAGCCTCCGTGCTCGATACGGTGCGCGGCGGTCGCATCGCCATGATCTTCCAGGACCCGGCGAGCGCCCTCAATCCGGTACTCAAGGTCGGCCGCCAGATCGCCGAGGCGCTGGCCCTGCACACCGATCTCTCCGGCGCGGCGCTGAGGGCGGAGGCGAAGCGCCTGCTCGACCTCGTCGGCATCCCCGATGCCGGCCGTCGGCTCGACGCCTATCCCCACGAATTCTCGGGCGGCCAGAACCAGCGCGTGATGATCGCCATGGCGCTGGCCGGTCGCCCGGACCTGCTCGTCGCCGACGAGCCGACCACAGCCCTCGACGTCACCATCCAGGCGCAGATTCTCGACCTGTTGCGCTCCGTGCGGCGCGAATTCTCCATGGCCCTCGTGCTCATCAGCCACGACCTCGGCGTCATCGCCGAGACCTGCGACCGCGTCGCGGTCATGTATGCCGGCCGCATCGTCGAGGAGGCCGCTGCCGACAGGCTGTTCGAGGCGGCGCGCCATCCCTATTCGCGCGGCCTCATCGGCTCGCTTCCCCCCCTCTCGGGCCCGCGCCGGCGGCTGACCTCCATCCCCGGCATCGTGCCCGATCCACGGCACCTGCCCACCGGCTGCGCCTTCGCGCCGCGCTGCGCCCTGGCGCTGCGCTCCTGCGCAGAGGCCGACCCCGCGCTTGGTGCCGTGGCGCCGGGCCATCGCGTCGCCTGCCTCAGGGCGGATGCGGCGGCCGCAACCCTGCCGCCGGCGCCGGCGCTTCCCGTCGGCCTGCCGGCCGGCATCGAGGTCCAGCCCGCATGA
- a CDS encoding ABC transporter ATP-binding protein — protein MIPSLVTAKSLSRTYQMRRGLFGAGVDVRAVDGVSLRIAAGETLGIVGESGSGKSTLGRMVLGLERPDEGTVTFDGEPMPASFTREWRRSRARMQMIYQDPLGALDRRLTVLDQVREPLDIHGRGVREARAGEALAMLSRVGLSSHLAGRYPHELSGGQRQRVVLARALMTAPEFLVCDEPVSALDVSIQAQVVNLLVDLQEEFRLAMLFISHDLRVVRQISRRVAVMYLGRFVEEGDADDLFAAPRHPYTRALVSAAPAPGAKSERIVLTGEPPNPAQRPPGCAFHPRCPLAVDRCRSESPVLRTLDGGRRVACHLVEGAHQTREAA, from the coding sequence ATGATCCCCTCCCTCGTGACTGCGAAGTCCCTGTCGCGGACCTACCAGATGCGGCGCGGTCTGTTCGGCGCCGGGGTGGACGTCCGCGCCGTGGACGGGGTCAGCCTGCGCATCGCCGCCGGCGAGACACTCGGCATCGTCGGTGAATCCGGCTCGGGCAAGTCGACCCTCGGCCGGATGGTGCTCGGCCTCGAACGGCCGGACGAAGGCACCGTCACTTTCGACGGAGAGCCCATGCCGGCCTCCTTCACCAGAGAATGGCGCCGCTCGCGGGCCCGCATGCAGATGATCTACCAGGATCCGCTCGGCGCCCTCGACCGGCGGCTGACCGTGCTCGACCAGGTGCGCGAGCCGCTCGACATCCATGGCCGCGGCGTCCGCGAGGCGCGCGCGGGCGAGGCTCTCGCCATGCTCTCGCGCGTCGGCCTCTCCTCCCACCTCGCCGGCCGCTATCCGCACGAGCTCTCCGGCGGCCAGCGCCAGCGCGTCGTCCTCGCCCGGGCGCTGATGACCGCGCCTGAGTTCCTCGTCTGCGACGAGCCGGTGTCGGCCCTCGACGTCTCCATCCAGGCCCAGGTGGTCAACCTCCTCGTCGACCTGCAGGAGGAATTCCGCCTCGCCATGCTCTTCATCAGCCACGACCTCCGGGTCGTCAGGCAGATCAGCCGACGCGTCGCCGTCATGTATCTCGGCCGCTTCGTCGAGGAGGGCGATGCCGACGACCTCTTCGCCGCGCCCCGCCATCCCTACACCCGCGCCCTCGTCTCCGCCGCACCGGCGCCGGGGGCGAAGAGCGAGCGGATCGTGCTGACGGGGGAGCCGCCCAATCCCGCCCAGCGCCCGCCCGGCTGTGCCTTTCATCCGCGCTGCCCCCTCGCGGTCGACCGTTGCCGCAGCGAGAGCCCCGTGCTGCGGACACTGGACGGCGGGCGGCGCGTCGCCTGCCACCTCGTCGAAGGCGCCCACCAGACCCGCGAGGCCGCCTGA
- a CDS encoding ABC transporter permease, producing the protein MLRFFALRLLRAFVTIALVVTFAFVVLRLSGDPALIILGPESAPEAIAAFRKAWGVDEPLWQQYFSYFAAIAQGELGRSMRDGRAAIELVAERIPATLALTLPALALKIGIGIPAGIFAALRRGSLADRLVMLLSVAGFTVPSFVLGLVLVLVFAVQLGWLPSGGQDSWRHAILPIVTLGIGGAAVLARFTRSAMLEVLGQPYVRTASAKGVPWRRVVIGHALPNATIPTVTIIGFMVGSLIAGAVVVESVFSWPGVGRLLVVAVSNRDLAVVQCILLLVAATMVVSNLVVDLLYGFLDPRLRQSGARSAS; encoded by the coding sequence ATGCTGCGCTTCTTCGCCCTGCGCCTGCTCAGGGCCTTCGTCACCATCGCGCTGGTGGTCACCTTCGCCTTCGTCGTGCTGCGCCTCTCCGGCGACCCTGCCCTGATCATCCTGGGGCCGGAATCGGCGCCCGAGGCCATCGCCGCCTTCCGCAAGGCCTGGGGCGTCGACGAGCCGCTCTGGCAGCAATATTTCAGCTATTTCGCCGCCATCGCCCAGGGTGAACTCGGCCGCTCCATGCGCGACGGGCGCGCCGCCATCGAGCTCGTCGCCGAGCGCATCCCCGCCACCCTCGCGCTGACCCTCCCCGCCCTCGCCCTCAAGATCGGCATCGGCATCCCCGCCGGCATCTTCGCCGCCCTCCGCCGCGGCAGCCTCGCCGACCGGCTGGTCATGCTGCTCTCGGTCGCCGGCTTCACCGTGCCGAGTTTCGTCCTCGGACTGGTGCTCGTCCTCGTCTTCGCCGTCCAGCTCGGCTGGCTGCCTTCAGGAGGCCAGGACAGCTGGCGCCACGCCATCCTGCCCATCGTCACTCTCGGCATCGGCGGTGCGGCGGTCCTCGCCCGATTCACCCGCAGCGCCATGCTGGAGGTGCTCGGCCAGCCCTATGTGCGGACCGCGAGCGCCAAGGGCGTGCCGTGGCGGCGGGTCGTCATCGGCCATGCCCTGCCCAACGCCACCATCCCCACCGTCACCATCATCGGCTTCATGGTCGGTTCGCTGATCGCCGGCGCCGTGGTGGTCGAGAGCGTCTTCTCCTGGCCGGGCGTCGGCCGCCTGCTGGTCGTCGCGGTGTCGAACCGGGACCTCGCCGTGGTCCAATGCATCCTGCTGCTGGTCGCCGCCACCATGGTCGTCTCCAACCTGGTGGTCGACCTCCTCTACGGCTTCCTCGATCCGCGCCTGCGCCAGTCGGGCGCGCGGAGCGCCTCATGA
- a CDS encoding ABC transporter permease, translating to MTDQTLAAAPPRSGLTRAPGGIPPLVWLAIAWLVGMIAVALLADLISPYSYTAPNLRNRLVAPGHSLHWLGTDELGRDVLSRLIVSIRISLLIAFGASIMSAVIGTTLGFLAAYFRGFVEQVVLMLADFQASMPFLIMALAVLAFFGSSLPLLIGLMGLFGWERYARIARGLAISASAQGYASAVTQLGAAPTRVYLKHILPNIASTLIVSMTLVFPEVILLESGLSFLGLGVQPPMTSLGNMVGYGREYITRAPWIMLAPATTIVLTTLAVSILGDWLRDRLDPTLR from the coding sequence ATGACCGACCAGACCCTCGCCGCCGCCCCGCCGCGCAGCGGCCTGACGCGGGCGCCAGGCGGCATCCCGCCCCTCGTCTGGCTCGCGATCGCCTGGCTCGTCGGCATGATCGCCGTGGCACTGCTGGCGGACCTCATCAGCCCCTATTCCTACACCGCGCCGAACCTGCGCAACCGCCTCGTGGCGCCCGGCCACTCCCTGCACTGGCTCGGGACGGACGAGCTCGGCCGCGACGTGCTCTCGCGCCTCATCGTCTCCATCCGCATCTCGCTGCTGATCGCCTTCGGCGCCAGCATCATGTCGGCGGTGATCGGCACGACGCTCGGCTTCCTCGCTGCCTATTTCCGCGGGTTCGTCGAACAGGTCGTGCTCATGCTTGCCGATTTCCAGGCCAGCATGCCCTTCCTCATCATGGCGCTCGCCGTGCTCGCGTTCTTCGGTTCGTCACTGCCGCTGCTCATCGGCCTGATGGGTCTCTTCGGCTGGGAGCGCTATGCCCGCATCGCCCGCGGCCTCGCCATTTCCGCCAGTGCGCAGGGCTATGCCTCGGCCGTGACGCAGCTCGGCGCGGCGCCGACGCGGGTCTACCTGAAGCACATCCTCCCCAACATCGCCTCGACGCTGATCGTCTCCATGACCCTGGTCTTTCCGGAGGTGATCCTGCTCGAAAGCGGCCTCTCCTTCCTCGGCCTCGGCGTGCAGCCGCCGATGACCAGCCTCGGCAACATGGTCGGCTACGGGCGCGAATACATCACCCGCGCCCCCTGGATCATGCTGGCGCCGGCCACGACCATCGTGCTCACCACGCTCGCCGTCTCCATCCTCGGCGACTGGCTGCGCGACCGGCTCGATCCGACCCTGCGCTAG
- a CDS encoding MBL fold metallo-hydrolase yields MQLTRRTLIAASAAVAAAGPSRAQVASARLGASELAVLTDGTITLPGSMLARDAPREEVNGLLTAAGLPTEEVTNALNVPVLRTGEDLVMFDTGAGRNFLPTTGRLPDSMERAGMDPARVKHVLFTHAHPDHLWGALDEFDTPACPNATYHIAQAEWDFWFDPGVYGRLPEDRHAFAAGAQRVLKALEPQLKRFKPGDEVVPGIAAVDTKGHTPGHVSFEVRLGGDPFVVVGDAFTHPVLSFARPDWSTGFDQDGTTAATSRRRLLGKLASEKLAFAAYHLPRGGLGRVETSGTAFRFLPAA; encoded by the coding sequence ATGCAGCTCACACGACGCACCCTGATCGCCGCCTCGGCCGCCGTCGCGGCGGCCGGTCCGTCCCGTGCGCAGGTGGCGAGCGCGCGGCTCGGCGCGTCGGAGCTCGCCGTGCTCACCGACGGCACCATCACCCTGCCCGGCAGCATGCTGGCGCGCGACGCCCCGCGCGAGGAGGTCAACGGCCTGCTGACGGCGGCGGGCCTGCCGACGGAAGAGGTGACCAACGCCCTCAACGTCCCGGTGCTGCGGACCGGCGAGGACCTCGTCATGTTCGACACGGGAGCCGGACGCAACTTCCTGCCGACCACCGGCCGCCTGCCCGACTCCATGGAGCGCGCCGGCATGGACCCCGCCAGGGTCAAGCACGTGCTCTTCACCCACGCTCACCCGGACCACCTGTGGGGCGCGCTCGACGAGTTCGACACCCCGGCCTGTCCGAACGCGACCTATCACATCGCCCAGGCGGAATGGGACTTCTGGTTCGACCCCGGGGTCTACGGGCGCCTGCCGGAGGACCGCCACGCGTTCGCCGCCGGCGCACAGCGGGTGCTCAAGGCGCTGGAGCCGCAGCTCAAGCGCTTCAAACCCGGCGACGAGGTGGTCCCCGGCATCGCCGCCGTCGACACGAAGGGCCATACGCCCGGTCATGTCTCCTTCGAGGTGAGGCTCGGCGGCGACCCCTTCGTGGTTGTGGGCGACGCCTTCACCCATCCCGTCCTCTCCTTCGCCCGGCCGGACTGGAGCACCGGGTTCGACCAGGACGGCACCACGGCCGCCACCAGCCGCCGGCGGCTGCTCGGCAAGCTCGCCTCGGAGAAACTGGCCTTCGCGGCCTATCATCTGCCGCGCGGCGGGCTCGGCCGGGTCGAGACGAGCGGCACCGCCTTCCGCTTCCTGCCGGCGGCCTGA
- a CDS encoding YeeE/YedE family protein translates to MQGLTAITVGLIGLAVGFACGFTVQRARLCTFGAVEDALVGGNWRRLKAFGLSLALAILGAQALVAVFGFDLGTTTYVPARIALAGTLVGAILFGLGMALVGTCAFGSLVRLGTGDLRSLVTLLVFAVFAYAVLRGVLAGVRIDTVEAVALSLPAGTTGAYPDLLALWLGPFARHLAGPLVAVLLLAVALRDQRLRRSPRLLTAAVVLGLGVVVGWAVTGPLADPFASEIRVQSLTFVAPVARAFFALATGEGMLLDFGVMSVFGVVAGAAAAAFLAREFRWEAFDDQREMRRHLAGAALMGAGGVLAGGCTIGQGLTAGSLLAVSWPVAVAGMVVGARIGIAILLEGSPLEWLRALTRRGDGQRSPAE, encoded by the coding sequence ATGCAGGGGCTTACGGCCATCACCGTCGGGCTGATCGGGCTCGCCGTGGGTTTTGCCTGCGGATTCACGGTGCAGAGGGCGCGGCTGTGCACCTTCGGCGCGGTGGAGGACGCGCTGGTCGGCGGCAACTGGCGCCGTCTGAAGGCCTTCGGCCTGTCGCTCGCCCTGGCGATCCTCGGCGCCCAGGCCCTCGTCGCCGTCTTCGGCTTCGACCTCGGCACCACGACCTATGTGCCCGCCCGCATCGCGCTGGCCGGCACGCTCGTCGGCGCGATCCTCTTCGGCCTCGGCATGGCGTTGGTCGGCACCTGCGCCTTCGGCTCGCTGGTGCGGCTCGGCACCGGCGATCTGCGCAGCCTGGTGACGCTGCTGGTCTTCGCGGTCTTCGCCTATGCTGTGCTGCGCGGGGTCCTGGCGGGCGTGCGCATCGACACGGTAGAGGCGGTGGCGCTCTCCCTTCCGGCGGGAACCACCGGCGCCTATCCCGATCTGCTGGCCCTTTGGCTGGGCCCGTTCGCGCGCCATCTCGCCGGCCCGCTGGTCGCGGTCCTCCTCCTCGCGGTGGCGCTGCGCGATCAGCGTCTGCGCCGGTCGCCGCGCCTCCTCACCGCCGCCGTCGTCCTCGGTCTCGGCGTCGTCGTCGGCTGGGCGGTGACCGGCCCGCTGGCCGACCCCTTCGCCAGCGAGATCCGCGTGCAGAGCCTGACCTTCGTCGCGCCGGTGGCCAGGGCTTTCTTCGCGCTGGCGACGGGGGAGGGAATGCTGCTCGATTTCGGAGTCATGAGCGTCTTCGGGGTGGTTGCGGGCGCGGCGGCCGCGGCCTTCCTGGCGCGCGAATTCCGCTGGGAGGCCTTCGACGACCAGCGCGAGATGCGCCGCCACCTCGCCGGGGCGGCCCTGATGGGGGCCGGCGGGGTTCTCGCCGGCGGCTGTACCATCGGACAGGGGCTCACCGCCGGTTCGCTCCTCGCCGTCTCCTGGCCGGTGGCGGTGGCCGGCATGGTGGTGGGTGCGCGGATCGGCATCGCGATCCTGCTGGAGGGCTCGCCCCTGGAATGGCTGCGGGCGCTGACCCGCCGCGGCGACGGGCAGCGCTCGCCCGCCGAGTGA
- a CDS encoding ArsR/SmtB family transcription factor, whose translation MTETIVPKSIEDALRDGEEYSVELEQLMRNARDASDFLKALAHESRLLLLCLIAEKERSVGELETILSLRQPTVSQQLARLRFDGFVTTRRDGTTIYYSLANDNVRQVIRVVYDIFCSGGPTAALCRPGTPGA comes from the coding sequence ATGACAGAGACGATCGTTCCCAAGTCGATCGAGGACGCGCTGCGCGACGGGGAGGAGTACTCCGTCGAGCTCGAGCAGCTCATGCGCAATGCCCGGGACGCCAGCGATTTCCTCAAGGCGCTGGCCCACGAGAGCCGGCTGCTGCTGCTGTGCCTGATCGCCGAGAAGGAGCGCTCGGTGGGCGAACTGGAGACGATCCTCTCGCTGCGTCAGCCGACGGTCTCCCAGCAACTGGCGCGCCTGCGCTTCGACGGCTTCGTCACCACCCGCCGCGACGGGACCACGATCTATTACAGCCTCGCCAACGACAATGTCCGGCAGGTCATCCGCGTCGTGTACGATATCTTCTGCAGCGGCGGCCCGACGGCCGCCCTGTGCCGACCCGGAACACCGGGCGCTTGA